ATATGTACCGATGGTAATAGATATGACTATACCCTTCAAACTCGGTGGGACACGAGCAGAAACTATCGAGAGAATACCAGGTGTGTTAGGACTGTAAATTATCAAAGTGTCAGTTATAATAATGCTTTGATcccgcgcatacacccacccCAGGAAAAATCCAGCGATAGCAATAGTTGCCCAGTTGGTGAAAGGAGAAGTGAAGTTCCACAACACTGCCAGTGCTCCTCCTGCGCATGCAAGCAGTAGAGTGTTCCCAAGTCTCTCACGTACATGGATAAAAGGAAGCGAAAAGAAGATCCGACCGCATGTAAGACCTGTGCAGTATATTTCATTTCTCAGCCGGATAATTTCAGATAGTAGGGAAAATACTCGCCGGCCCAAAACATGGATAATTGATAGCGGGAGACGTCTGGCTCCGAGCCTTTGGCCTCAATAAGGTAAGATGTAAGCCACTATATAGCCATTTATTAGTAGAGATCTTATCCCAGGGAGCCAAAGTTCGTACACTACTTAATGTATCGCTGATCGCGAAACTAAGAATAATGAGAATTATCCCAATCCTACAAAGCATTATCAGCTCGTATAACAGAATAATTCATAGGGAGTCTCACCAAGTAATCGGGAGTCGCATTATCTGTATAAAACTCGTACGTGCGCTTCGTTGCTCAGTATTTTCATGATGCTCGTGGTCGGATGGGGTAACATAATCTTTGAAGAGTACAACATGGCAAAGGGTAACAAGCAAAGCAAGAGAAAGAGGGAACCAATAATACGTCTAGAGATTCTGTCAAAAACATCGTCGAAAGTCTTTAGCGTCTCACTTACGTTCCATGGAACGCCAGCCTTAACTAGCGCTCCTATAATAAAAGGAGAGACCAACTAAGACCATACATAAGACAATAGTTTACTATCTAAATACAGTACGCTTACCGCCCCAAGCTGAGCTGGAACAATTAGTTGAAGATTTAGTCATTGTAAACACTCTGAACTTACCCCGAAGAACGCATACAATATATTCATAAATTTGCTGTTATCAAACTGTGCTCAGATTGTCAGGAACTAATTCACATTACAATAATTAAGTACTCACATGAGAAACAATACTGGTTAAACAGGCTTCGTAGAAGCCTCCGCCGAACCCCATCAACCCAAGCCCAGTTATCACGAGTGGGAAAGGGGGTGCAAATGAAATTAACAAAGACCCTCCGGCGTACAAAAGGCCAGCGATCTTGAGTCACCGCTGTCAGGTCAGCTGACATTCAGTCGGGAGGACCCCCGATTATCCCGGGGGAGGCTTCTTCGGCTTCCGGACATGGATCCTAGTGGCCGGGAGGGGGAGGCATCGTTTTTTCCGGACATGAAGCCCTGGTTGGAGGGGGGTAGGCATCGTGCAAATCCGGACATGAAGGGGTCGCCGCGGCCCGAGGCTTCTTCGGCTTCCGGACATCACGTGGAGGTCCATCCTCCGGGGAAAATTTTTTCCGGGCGCTAACGCCGTCAAAGGGTCACTTTTGATCGTAACGGTATTCAACTTACAGCCTCGCTCGGGGCTAGGTTATGTTTCTAGTATATCAACCTACTGTATTTACTAGTTTAAGTTGAATTTATTGTTTTCCCATTCCGTTTTGAGCTTGATGCCccgggtatatgcgtttgcATTTGGCTTATAATTACCAACACTCGGGGTTATTTTCTGAGCTTCGCACACAAATTTTTCGTTGGTGTTAGTGATTTACGTGACCATAGCCAGAGTCAGAGCTCCTTCGTGCTCGAATTTCCATCTCGTGCGAGTACTATGGGAAGTTTAGGCAAATTGTCTGCGCGTAATATCATTGCGCCCGGGCAGGATATAATCGAACAGAACAGCGCGCTTTCCATCCCCAATATTTTCTTAAATTTGCTCCCCGCCTTTGATGCTCCAGTCCCCGATGCTCTTCGATTCACTTTCCCACCTCTGAATAATAATTCGCCCGAGCAAATCGCCTCTTCTACGACTCGTTTCCACGATCATTTGCCCACAGCAATTGGTGCGGATCTCATTGGTCATTCGATTCCCGATCCTACACTCTTCCTATCTCTGCGGAAAGAGTGGCAGAATGTACAGCCCGATGAAGTCCAGTCGATATTCCATGTGACAACGATGGAAACGCTCATTATTACCCAATCTGGATATTGACATGGTGGGAATTAGTGCTATCAGGCAGACAGAAACAGGACCAATGGCGTAGCGCGTGTGACTGGCTATCCCAAGCTAAATCGACTTCAAACCACCCGGCTGCTTTACAAGTTTTCACTCAAGCATGGGATTATATATCGCATATAGGATGGGACACTGCAATTCCGTTCGAAACCAGATGCTCTGCCGCTGATCTATCGTTCTTTCTCTCAAACAATTGGTTGGCCACTCGACATATTGATTGGATGCTCGAATCGGCGCAGCTCCGCTTTGAATCACGCGAACCAGGCGAGGCTCAATTGCGACCTCCCCATAATTCAGTTATTTTCTACTCACCCGAAGTCCTCCGGGGCATTATTCGACGATTCGAAACCATTCCACCCAGTATTCCTCCCGAAGCGATCTCTCGGTTTCTTTCGCCACTTCAAAATCGGATTCGAAATGGGGAGCGCCCACTGCTCTATACCGTCTATAACTACTCTGACGTACACTGGATCGCGCTAGAGGTTGACTTCAACCGGCAGGTCATCCGTTATGGCGACTCGATGGGTGGCCAGAGAAGTTCGGCTCGCATTCGGAATATAATCAACGCCTGGCTGAAAGCGACTTGGGGTTACGACAAATTTGTGTCTGAACAGATGCCATGCGGTACTCAAGTGGACGATGCGACTTCCTGTGGAGTTTGTGCGGTCAATACCATTGAAAGGCAGGTCTTTGAAGACCCATTATGGGACGAAGGTCTTGCCTCGGCATATCGGGCATCAAAATTTGTGGAAATAGCGTACCGAATATTAGTGCCGAATGTAAGCTTCTCCTTGTGCCTATTGCTGATCCCGTGTATCTACTAAACATATTTATTTCAAAGGGATCTGATTCCATTATCAACCCCCCATTGCCGATATCGCGCATATTGGCCAATTCGTTAGCTGGGTCAATCGGACAAGGTTTATTTATTGCCGAGCCCCCAACATCTCCTCATCAAGCCTCCGGTTATCTCTCCTCCGATGACAATTTCTTCGATGGATTTTCTTCAGATGTAATCGAGAATGTCGAATTCAACGCCTTAAACTTATCCGATGACCAGACCGATGGGGATGCAACGGATGATCCAGAGCTCGTGCATCGAAACCAGGTTTTGATACGCTCGGGATTGGACTCAGACTCGAGTTCAGACTCCAACTCCAGCTCAGAGAGTTTGAAACGCCCGAGAAAACGACAAAAGCCTGGGAAGTCGGCAGCACATACCCGGACTGTCTTAGGAGCCGTTCGCGAAGGAAACTTTCAAATCGACAACCTTCGATGGGCTCGTTTTGAAGCAACGATCAAAGATCTCGATAATTATGCTGTGCTCGATCGCGAAAACCCACTATATGTACGACACTCGACATGCGGGAATAAGTTCAAGATGCGCCAGCCATACGATACCAAAAATTTCAAAACACACGTCCAAGCAAAAACTTGTGGGCCACAGGCGACAGGAGCATCCTCAGGAAGAAAGTCAAAAAGCTTGAAGAAGTCCGATGGTGCCGGAATGCTCCCTCTCACCTCGTTTGCTGGTTTCAAACGGCGTTCTGACCGCTCTATCAGCACTAGTGCAAATCTTACTGGCCCAGAGCCACAGCTTTCTACTCCTGGCTTGCCTGCTATGGTCGCATCTTCGTCATCTACTTCAACACCATCTTCTCAGCAGGAGATCGAGCGCATGTGCCCAGGCCTCTCGGAAGAAGATATGTCAGGTATATCTAATTACTTGCTTCGAACTACGTATATTGGGGGAGGAAGTCGCGCATATAAGCACTTTGCGTTTGCTCTTTATTCAATACCATATGCCGAACTCGGAGCAGAAGAGCAACAGAATGTTCGGAACGAAGCTCATGGAAATGTCGCCTGGCGTGTAGATGAGTCCCGTAATGTTGTTATTGCCTCGGCCTGTACTCGCATTGCTCGAAGAGGGCGCACTTCAGACGGCAGATTGCGTTCATGCAAAAATTGTGCGGCTCTGTTGAAGCTCCGACGTTTCAGAGCCGCTGTCCGATATGAAGCAAAGCCGAATCAAAAATTTACCAATAGGCGATGGGTTCGGGCATCCTCGTGCATGCAGTTTGCGAAGGTACACGGTGTGTATGAACTCATTGTCAACAAGGTAAGTTACATTCATTATTATTTAATTTCCTTTCAAACTGAAAAATTGATGATTTTAGGACGAGAGGACTCCAGCGCAACGATTTCTTTTACAGGTACTTAAAGGCGAAATGAAAGATCGAAAGATTTTCTGTGGGATGGTTGAAGTGATGGCAATGATGGACGACAAGGCGCTTCGTGGAGTTGGCCTTCAGAATGCCAAATATCCCCCCGAATTCGACCAATTTTGCCACGAAATCGTCAATATATCCCCACTTGCATATCAAACATTTCGTAACATCTTTGGGGGTCGAACTGCATCGAATTTTCGGTATGTAGCACCAGTTATTATCTAGTTACAGGCCTATTGAGAGTCTTTGTAGAGTAATCCGAGGCCGAGAGCGTCGTTTCCCTCTAGCAATCGACGATGGTGTTTTCGAAATTGCACAGATTTATTTTTCTTCGATTAATTACACAGGCCCGGTGTGCTTGTCATGCGATGACACCAAGCTCCTGCCCGCTCTCAAAACCTACTACGATACAAGTACAAAACTGTGGTATTTGCTTGGCGGAACTACGGGCGCCATCGCTGTTGCAAGCACAGAAGAACTTACGTCAATTCTGAAGGATGGGAAACTTTCCAAGGCTTCGAAGGTACGATCCTTAAACTAGCGCTGGACTTGGGCCTAATCCCTATTATAGCTTCGGCTCTGGGTTTTACAGGTCCCATTGCCGCATATACCCCCTCTTGCCATTGCTGCACTACCAATTGCCTCAAATGCTACGACCCAGTCACTTATTGGCTACTTGAAACTTGTCATTCAAGGCCTACTTGCCCGAGGAATACATGTCATTTCGTATGCTACGGATGGCAGCGCAATCGAACAAAATATCCAGGAGTCACTCTTTATGTCCATGGATAAATACCGACACTATACTGTCCCGCATCCTTCACGGCGCCTTCCCAACAGCCTATCTACTCCAGACCCCTTGGACTTCAAACTAGGTCTCTTAGACGGCAAGACCAAGGATAATCCATGTGTAATCATCCAGGATAGTAAACACGCACTCAAAACATTGCGTAATACCCTATACTCAGGTGCTCGGCTTTTAGTAATGGGTTCCAGGACACCAATGTATTCTCAAGTTCGCGACATTGCTGAAGATCCCGATTCAACCCTCCATCGTCGCGATGTCGAAAATAACGATCGGCAGGACGATGTTTCCACGGAATGTGTATTCAACCAGTTCACACTTTCATTCGTAGTCAAAAAACGACCCCAGTACCTTGGCTTAGCAGTCTATCTATACATAGCAGGTGAACTCGGTGATGCATACCAGAGCCGACACATTTTGCACGCAGATCGGCTGTGGATGGTACTTCGAGCAAAATTCTTCTTCGATTTCTGGCGACAATTTCTCCTGGACTCTGGCTACTTATTATCTCGATATTTCATCTCGCAACAGGCTTTCAACATCTTAACAACAATAATTGAGGGCTTAATCTTGCTCATCTATGCTTATCGTGACTATATGCC
The nucleotide sequence above comes from Rhizoctonia solani chromosome 3, complete sequence. Encoded proteins:
- a CDS encoding major facilitator superfamily transporter, coding for MSGFARCLPPSNQGFMSGKNDASPSRPLGSMSGSRRSLPRDNRGSSRLNIAGLLYAGGSLLISFAPPFPLVITGLGLMGFGGGFYEACLTSIVSHFDNSKFMNILYAFFGLGALVSPFIIGALVKAGVPWNTYYWFPLSLALLVTLCHVVLFKDYVTPSDHEHHENTEQRSARGALAVLWNFTSPFTNWATIAIAGFFLGPNTPGILSIVSARVPPSLKGIVISITIGLGLVGATLGPLLFGIVVGKVGPGLRILPPVIIVLASLSAITFWTIPPRTKRD